The Hymenobacter sp. 5317J-9 genome has a window encoding:
- a CDS encoding C25 family cysteine peptidase: MYNNYRQTVQRCGVWLVAMVLWLGLGPAQAQTPAQVGNEWIVPGQTYYKIKILNDGLYKLDYQYLTQSGITGVAPGQLQIWRRGREVATYVGGNQTVLDPTSFIEFYAVHNDGKLDVELYKRPQDQPHQYYNYYTDTASYFITWKAGVQGRHMAQPTAAGGAVHPHRLHNQLNLRIGFYIELPKTPDVYLPWVEPAEGYFNGGGLDSIPSNDIIRGVAPTGPAPKVEVMMYGANDDNTPSAAHAAEVLVGRAGRLRSLGVMRWSGRVKYRQTFALLRSDVDRDGRIRITTRGAAGDAFYAVYVRFVVPQANRWFRNEPGVLFQNDSTLAGPATYEFDNDSIPATVAGFDVQDLYNVQRVVSTASGTRRRFVFPDANAAATHTLLLADEAVAPRPPLPARRVTFRTINPALANFIIITHPQLMRPAAGVANAALEYAKYRANPGPGLVRYDTLMVTTFQLYDQFGYGDRSWLAMRHFARWMAAASPAGSQRYLLLLGKGIEPSDGGNRFFTLIQNAPRTLGERGIDLVPTSTRSVSDNLLSADFANNDFAAKLNTGRLTVTTPAQVMIYLSKLREYERAGDQPWRKNVLHLTGGNDTFQFVRFKGFVDKYKLHAERPLFGGRVVTTIERQVVNPVGSSLLVDADITQYLNTGLGVIQYFGHGSNTSFALDIGTPTKNPTYNNPGKYPVMMFDGCFAGNLYGTSPTFFEDWLFSANKGAIGCMGTTGFGFDAYLDISKDLYTKLLYNDPTWFGKPFTAVYNETVRQLQRTPSGTFNPASNPDDIATEQLLGTVWHGDPAITLYAPALPDFQVSNATLAIRPVAPEMTVTANSSTFSLLIGVSNPRRVTTDSVRIRVTRTVGANAPLVYTKTFAQGPQGSATYDFRLPNPAGVNVFGVNTFKVELDYNNDVAESDETNNIALINYTFLRGGVTTLHPAEFAIVGNNQPRLVAQTNDPLGTSRVYEFEADTSAAFGSSLKRASGPVTATLTPSWRPVLPSVAGRDSVVWYWRVRFQTPTADEDPNWAVSSFRIIQGRTAGGWSQSHVAQFRRDQRTGVEVSPSGRWSFSTENAPLLLRTAGGGLPGAAATFPVTSGLGIIANALAPPTLGLCARNTPNLLIAVYDERTLRPVGGLPAPGTCGQGTQQFYIFGTDPANAADTLNTLNNSAARQAQLNTFLAAVPDGAYVAVVSMNRLRWPSLTSVRAVFSSLLGSQLVNQLQNGDPFTLLAQKRATGGRAIREQGPSAAPAAGPRYSQIISFSDTLRTPTTRGTVTSVRIGPAKSWESLYHWIQREPNATSSYTLKVIGIDTLGNSRVLVASVPAGSPSRGGYSLSTISAKQYPNLQLELTMQDTARRQAPQLKEWFITYQGVPEGVVRRDLAQPANAYDPATLTAQVLGNGTLTIPVVFENVTPFSFGTPLRAKVELTQGNVTRPPVYVTFPRQLKGDSTVTVFAKVPMLGVFGCYTTKVTVNPTPNAQPEQNLFNNELNLSQFCVADPNLPPVLDVAVDGRHILNGELVSARPVITIQLKDEDKLRHITSASAFTVTLLGPGQAGGTPVNLAGSNVRFTVDTSNGSLATLTYEPGQSAALADGMYTLKVQGRDPSNSAAGTQEFQVKFEVVSTSQISNVYPYPNPVVSKARFVFTLTGQQLPTNMKIQIMSLTGRVVREIFMSELGPLHIGNNISEYAWDGTDTYGDRLANGTYLYRVALDDPNGDFKHRATAGDQAFKNDWGKLVLMR, translated from the coding sequence ATGTACAACAACTACAGGCAAACGGTGCAACGGTGCGGGGTGTGGCTGGTGGCAATGGTGCTGTGGCTGGGCCTGGGCCCGGCGCAAGCCCAGACGCCGGCCCAGGTCGGCAACGAGTGGATAGTGCCGGGCCAGACCTATTACAAAATCAAAATCCTGAATGACGGCTTATATAAGCTTGACTACCAGTATTTGACTCAGTCCGGCATCACGGGCGTGGCACCTGGCCAGCTGCAAATCTGGCGGCGGGGCCGGGAAGTGGCCACCTATGTGGGCGGCAACCAAACCGTGCTCGACCCCACGTCCTTCATCGAGTTCTACGCTGTGCACAACGACGGCAAGCTCGACGTGGAGCTTTACAAGCGCCCGCAGGACCAACCCCACCAGTACTACAACTACTACACCGACACGGCCAGCTACTTCATCACCTGGAAGGCCGGGGTGCAGGGACGCCACATGGCCCAACCCACGGCCGCCGGCGGGGCGGTGCACCCGCACCGCCTGCACAACCAGCTCAACCTGCGCATCGGGTTTTACATCGAGCTGCCCAAGACGCCCGACGTGTACCTGCCGTGGGTGGAACCGGCCGAAGGCTATTTCAACGGCGGCGGCCTGGACTCAATTCCCTCGAATGACATCATTCGCGGCGTGGCCCCAACGGGGCCCGCGCCGAAAGTGGAAGTGATGATGTACGGGGCCAACGACGACAACACGCCCAGTGCGGCCCACGCCGCGGAAGTGCTGGTGGGCCGGGCCGGGCGCCTGCGCAGCCTGGGCGTGATGCGCTGGAGCGGGCGGGTGAAATACCGGCAAACCTTTGCCTTGCTGCGCTCCGACGTGGACCGCGACGGGCGCATTCGCATCACCACGCGGGGGGCCGCGGGCGACGCCTTTTATGCCGTCTACGTGCGGTTCGTGGTGCCGCAGGCCAACCGCTGGTTCCGCAACGAGCCCGGCGTGTTATTTCAGAACGACTCGACCCTGGCTGGGCCGGCCACCTACGAGTTCGACAACGACTCAATTCCGGCGACCGTGGCCGGCTTCGACGTGCAGGACCTCTACAACGTGCAGCGCGTGGTGAGCACTGCCAGCGGCACCCGCCGCCGGTTTGTGTTTCCGGACGCCAACGCCGCGGCCACGCACACCCTGCTGCTGGCCGACGAAGCCGTGGCCCCGCGCCCGCCGCTGCCGGCCCGACGGGTCACGTTCCGCACCATCAACCCGGCGCTGGCCAACTTCATCATCATCACGCACCCGCAGTTGATGAGGCCCGCGGCCGGCGTCGCCAATGCCGCCCTCGAGTACGCAAAGTACCGCGCCAACCCCGGCCCCGGCCTGGTGCGCTACGATACCCTCATGGTGACCACCTTCCAGCTCTACGACCAGTTTGGCTACGGCGACCGGTCGTGGCTGGCCATGCGGCACTTTGCCCGCTGGATGGCCGCGGCCAGCCCGGCCGGCAGCCAGCGCTACCTGCTGCTGCTGGGCAAAGGCATTGAGCCCTCGGACGGCGGAAACCGGTTTTTTACGCTCATCCAAAACGCGCCGCGCACGCTCGGGGAGCGGGGCATAGACCTGGTGCCCACCAGCACGCGCTCGGTGTCGGACAACCTGTTGTCGGCGGACTTTGCCAACAACGACTTTGCGGCCAAGCTGAATACCGGACGCCTCACCGTGACCACGCCGGCCCAGGTCATGATTTACCTCAGCAAGCTCCGCGAATACGAGCGGGCCGGCGACCAGCCCTGGCGCAAAAACGTGCTGCACCTCACGGGCGGCAACGATACATTCCAGTTTGTCCGCTTCAAGGGCTTTGTAGACAAGTACAAACTGCACGCGGAGCGCCCGCTGTTTGGGGGCCGGGTGGTGACCACCATTGAACGGCAGGTGGTAAACCCCGTGGGCAGCTCGCTACTGGTAGACGCCGACATCACCCAGTACCTCAACACTGGCCTGGGTGTGATTCAATATTTTGGGCACGGCTCGAATACGTCGTTTGCCCTCGACATCGGCACGCCAACGAAAAACCCGACCTACAACAACCCCGGCAAGTACCCGGTGATGATGTTCGACGGGTGTTTTGCGGGCAACTTGTACGGCACCTCGCCCACCTTTTTCGAGGACTGGCTGTTTTCGGCCAACAAAGGCGCCATTGGCTGCATGGGCACCACGGGCTTTGGTTTTGATGCGTACCTGGACATTTCCAAGGACCTCTACACCAAGCTGCTCTACAACGACCCAACCTGGTTCGGCAAACCCTTCACGGCCGTGTACAACGAAACCGTGCGGCAGTTGCAGCGCACGCCCAGCGGCACGTTCAACCCCGCCTCGAACCCCGATGACATTGCCACCGAGCAGCTGCTGGGCACCGTGTGGCACGGCGACCCCGCCATTACGCTGTACGCGCCGGCGCTGCCTGATTTCCAGGTGAGCAACGCCACGCTGGCCATTCGGCCCGTGGCGCCGGAGATGACCGTGACGGCCAACTCCAGCACCTTTTCGCTGCTGATAGGCGTGAGCAACCCGCGCCGCGTCACCACCGATTCGGTGCGGATTCGGGTGACGCGCACGGTAGGGGCCAACGCGCCGCTGGTGTACACCAAAACTTTCGCGCAGGGACCCCAGGGCAGCGCCACCTACGATTTCCGCCTGCCGAACCCGGCGGGTGTCAACGTGTTTGGAGTCAATACTTTTAAGGTAGAGCTCGACTATAATAACGACGTGGCCGAGAGCGACGAAACCAACAACATTGCGCTCATCAACTACACCTTCCTGCGGGGCGGCGTTACCACGCTGCACCCGGCAGAGTTTGCCATTGTGGGCAATAACCAGCCCCGCTTGGTGGCCCAGACCAACGACCCGCTGGGCACCTCCCGGGTCTACGAGTTTGAAGCCGACACCAGCGCGGCGTTTGGCAGCTCCCTGAAGCGGGCTTCGGGCCCCGTGACGGCTACGCTCACGCCCAGCTGGCGGCCCGTGCTGCCCTCCGTGGCCGGGCGCGACAGCGTGGTGTGGTACTGGCGCGTGCGCTTCCAGACGCCTACGGCCGACGAAGACCCCAACTGGGCCGTGAGCTCGTTCCGCATCATTCAGGGCCGCACGGCGGGCGGGTGGTCGCAAAGTCACGTTGCCCAGTTCCGGCGCGACCAGCGCACGGGCGTCGAAGTGTCGCCTTCCGGCCGTTGGTCTTTCAGCACCGAGAATGCGCCCCTATTGCTGCGCACGGCGGGCGGTGGGCTGCCGGGAGCGGCGGCTACATTCCCCGTTACCTCGGGCCTGGGCATCATTGCTAACGCGTTGGCGCCGCCCACGCTGGGGCTGTGCGCCCGCAACACGCCCAACCTGCTGATTGCCGTGTACGATGAGCGCACGCTGCGTCCGGTAGGCGGCCTGCCCGCCCCAGGCACATGCGGCCAGGGCACGCAGCAATTCTACATCTTCGGCACCGACCCCGCCAACGCCGCCGATACCCTCAATACCCTTAACAACAGCGCCGCGCGGCAGGCGCAACTGAACACCTTCCTAGCGGCGGTGCCCGATGGCGCTTACGTGGCCGTGGTGAGCATGAACCGCCTGCGCTGGCCCAGCCTGACCAGCGTGCGTGCCGTCTTCAGCTCGCTGCTGGGCTCGCAGCTGGTGAACCAGCTGCAGAACGGCGACCCCTTCACGCTGCTGGCGCAGAAGCGCGCCACGGGCGGCCGTGCGATACGCGAGCAGGGCCCGAGCGCCGCCCCGGCGGCCGGCCCGCGCTACAGCCAAATCATCAGCTTCTCGGATACGCTGCGCACGCCCACCACGCGCGGCACCGTGACGTCGGTGCGCATCGGCCCGGCCAAGAGCTGGGAAAGCCTTTACCACTGGATTCAGCGCGAGCCCAACGCCACGAGCAGCTACACCCTCAAGGTGATTGGCATCGACACGCTGGGCAACAGCCGGGTGCTGGTGGCCAGCGTGCCGGCCGGCTCGCCCAGCCGCGGCGGCTACTCGCTGAGCACCATTTCGGCCAAGCAGTACCCCAACCTGCAGCTGGAATTGACCATGCAGGACACCGCCCGTCGCCAGGCGCCCCAGCTGAAAGAATGGTTCATTACCTATCAGGGCGTGCCCGAAGGGGTGGTGCGCCGCGACCTGGCCCAGCCCGCCAATGCTTACGACCCCGCCACCCTCACGGCCCAGGTGCTGGGCAACGGCACGCTCACCATTCCGGTTGTGTTTGAGAACGTGACGCCGTTTAGCTTCGGTACGCCGCTGCGGGCCAAGGTCGAGCTGACCCAGGGCAACGTGACACGTCCGCCGGTGTACGTGACCTTCCCGAGGCAGCTGAAGGGCGACTCCACCGTCACCGTGTTTGCCAAAGTGCCCATGCTGGGCGTGTTTGGCTGCTACACCACCAAGGTGACGGTGAACCCCACGCCGAACGCGCAGCCCGAGCAAAACCTGTTCAACAACGAGCTGAACCTCTCGCAATTCTGCGTGGCCGACCCCAACCTGCCGCCGGTGCTCGACGTGGCCGTCGACGGCCGCCACATCCTCAACGGCGAGCTGGTATCGGCACGGCCGGTCATCACCATTCAGCTGAAGGATGAGGACAAGCTGCGCCACATCACCAGCGCGTCGGCCTTCACCGTCACGCTGCTGGGCCCGGGCCAGGCCGGCGGCACGCCGGTGAACTTGGCGGGCAGCAACGTGCGCTTCACCGTCGACACCAGCAACGGCAGCTTGGCCACGCTCACCTACGAGCCCGGCCAGAGCGCCGCGCTCGCCGACGGTATGTACACGCTGAAAGTGCAGGGCCGCGACCCCAGCAACTCGGCTGCCGGCACCCAGGAGTTCCAAGTGAAATTTGAGGTAGTGAGTACCTCGCAGATTTCCAACGTGTACCCGTACCCCAACCCGGTGGTGAGCAAGGCCCGCTTCGTGTTCACGCTGACCGGCCAGCAGCTGCCCACCAACATGAAAATCCAGATTATGAGCCTCACCGGCCGCGTGGTGCGTGAGATTTTCATGAGCGAGCTGGGCCCGCTGCACATCGGCAACAACATCTCGGAATACGCCTGGGACGGCACCGATACCTACGGCGACCGCCTCGCCAACGGCACCTACCTCTACCGCGTGGCGCTGGACGACCCCAACGGCGACTTCAAGCACCGCGCCACCGCCGGCGACCAGGCCTTTAAAAACGACTGGGGCAAGCTGGTGCTCATGCGGTAG
- a CDS encoding PorV/PorQ family protein, translated as MSQLSSAARGLLVLGATAALALPAAAQTKAPKYSNEFLNLGVGARALGMGKVQVSLASDATSGYWNPAGLANQTRKYDAVLMHSELFSGIVKNDFAAFSTPLDDKSTIGVSVMRLGVDNIADTRSLLDEYGGVHYDRITYFSVADYALLVSYARKVAQVEGLSVGANAKIIYRNVGNFGKGYGFGIDAGLQYNHKGWNMGLMARDITTTFTQWTINADEYRKGLTSTLAKTDTIPTNSAEITLPRLVLGIGRRVELPKQFSALLAVDLEATTDGKRNTLVSSSAVSVDPRVGLEIGYKNLVFLRGGAGNFQKIQSFTKNANNEYESNWKGQYSLGAGVAVSGLRVDLALSRLAVEKLGSTSQTNSLIVSLGYGFK; from the coding sequence ATGTCCCAACTTTCCTCGGCTGCCCGCGGGCTGCTTGTGCTGGGTGCCACGGCTGCGCTGGCCTTGCCGGCTGCGGCCCAAACCAAAGCGCCCAAATACAGCAACGAATTCCTCAACCTTGGCGTGGGGGCCCGTGCCCTGGGCATGGGCAAGGTGCAGGTGAGCCTGGCCAGCGACGCCACCTCCGGCTACTGGAACCCGGCCGGCTTGGCCAACCAAACCCGCAAATACGACGCGGTGCTGATGCACTCCGAGCTGTTTTCGGGCATCGTGAAAAACGATTTTGCGGCCTTCTCGACCCCGCTCGACGACAAAAGCACCATTGGCGTGAGCGTGATGCGCCTGGGCGTCGACAACATTGCCGACACCCGCTCCCTGCTTGATGAGTACGGCGGCGTGCACTACGACCGCATCACCTACTTCTCGGTGGCCGACTACGCCCTGCTGGTGTCGTACGCCCGCAAGGTGGCCCAGGTGGAAGGCTTGAGCGTGGGCGCCAACGCCAAAATCATCTACCGCAACGTCGGCAACTTCGGCAAAGGCTACGGCTTCGGCATCGACGCGGGCCTGCAATACAACCATAAGGGCTGGAACATGGGCCTGATGGCGCGCGACATCACCACCACGTTCACGCAGTGGACCATCAACGCCGACGAATACCGCAAGGGCCTCACCAGCACCCTGGCCAAAACGGACACCATCCCCACCAACAGCGCCGAAATCACGCTGCCGCGCCTCGTGCTGGGCATCGGCCGACGCGTGGAGCTGCCCAAGCAGTTCTCGGCTCTACTGGCCGTGGACTTGGAAGCCACCACCGACGGCAAGCGCAACACGCTGGTATCGAGCAGCGCCGTGAGCGTGGACCCGCGCGTGGGCCTCGAAATCGGCTACAAGAACCTGGTGTTTCTGCGTGGCGGCGCCGGCAATTTTCAGAAGATTCAGAGCTTCACCAAAAACGCCAACAACGAGTACGAGAGCAACTGGAAAGGGCAATACAGCCTCGGCGCTGGCGTGGCCGTCAGCGGCCTGCGCGTCGACTTGGCCCTGTCGCGCCTCGCTGTAGAGAAGCTGGGCAGTACCTCGCAAACCAATTCGCTCATCGTATCGCTCGGCTACGGCTTTAAATAA
- a CDS encoding PadR family transcriptional regulator, with protein sequence MKLENTQVQMRKGILEFCILEIIARGEAYASDMLEELTSARMIVVEGTLYPLLTRLKNASLLDYVWKESTSGPPRKYYTLTDTGRQFLNELRDTWEEMATSVGIIRHSAPPKPAA encoded by the coding sequence ATGAAACTCGAGAACACCCAGGTTCAGATGCGCAAGGGAATCCTTGAGTTCTGCATTCTGGAAATCATCGCCCGCGGCGAAGCCTACGCCTCCGACATGCTGGAGGAGCTGACTTCGGCCCGCATGATAGTGGTGGAGGGCACCCTCTACCCGCTCCTGACGCGCCTGAAAAACGCCTCGCTCCTGGACTATGTCTGGAAGGAGAGCACCAGCGGCCCGCCCCGCAAATACTACACCCTGACCGACACCGGTCGCCAGTTCCTGAACGAGCTGCGCGACACCTGGGAGGAAATGGCCACGTCGGTGGGCATCATCCGGCACAGCGCGCCACCCAAGCCCGCCGCCTGA
- a CDS encoding PspC domain-containing protein — MKKNISINLQGIIFHIEEDGFEVLSRYLAEVKAHFANYRGHEDIVADIEGRIAELFSVRLSPMQQVISLDDVNAMMAKMGRVSDFAPDADEDDEAPETAYAAGTSANASAGFGGAATAVPPTATAETGEAKRLYRDMANRKIAGVAAGIAQYFAVNPLWIRLALVFGTISLPAVNIWSRHNSRIDFGGWVVLGYIILWILLPKRYDAPAHPEALLNSGPLAGRRLFRDTGTGKVAGVAAGLAAYFNIDVTLVRVIMLAGLFAGGFTFLLYIILWIVLPEAKTVSDKLRMRGDNITLESFDSSARNNAFADGPITTNRPLGAFVEDTARTLQPAVNFVGSAIRVVAGILLTIVGFGCLVALAIGLGAGIGLLPHSQNIVLGDAPAHVMLNGVPRWGLLAGFLAFGIPALSLLLGGLNMLFRHSFMNRTVSLSLLGLWLLSVVGVVTAVAQQSREYQYDAQVEQLERYPKLSTPVLLLDRRHVDRQWEQHVELRLAAADSGSVVEVLRTMSSKGSSEAVARRNALTSIDYTIRSSGDSSLVLDDHFSFLPDARYRNQELTVTLRLPLDRTFRLSRDFAYDLLGDDNFVNNHRPEDPETRRYRLSGNKLECIGCTDEQLGKDEDEDNSSSYDSSDDDNSSDEDNDGDSNGKGGITLNYGGAPSFDTDLNSYGGGRRNFDESGFNRVSVVGGYRVVVRKGNAFKIEAAGNEGVLSDIRVERDGDELQIKSRDNTSLFGRRWSNDDKKVLIVIDMPRIERIELAGAVQADLGGFDRQDELRVEQAGASHLRLNGNYGTLRLNQAGACRTTATGQADVLDLDAAGACELAAANLKTRTATVEVAGVCKARVNVTESIKGEAVGASEIAYSGQPKNVDMDSTGPSSVKRL, encoded by the coding sequence ATGAAAAAGAACATCAGCATCAACCTGCAAGGGATTATCTTTCACATCGAGGAAGACGGTTTTGAGGTGCTCAGCCGCTACCTGGCCGAAGTGAAGGCGCACTTTGCCAACTACCGCGGCCACGAGGACATTGTGGCCGACATCGAGGGCCGCATTGCCGAGCTCTTCTCGGTGCGCCTCTCCCCCATGCAGCAGGTCATCAGCCTGGACGACGTGAACGCCATGATGGCCAAGATGGGCCGCGTGAGCGACTTCGCCCCCGACGCCGACGAGGATGACGAAGCACCCGAAACGGCTTACGCCGCGGGCACCTCGGCCAATGCTTCGGCTGGCTTTGGCGGTGCCGCCACCGCCGTGCCACCCACGGCCACGGCCGAAACCGGCGAGGCCAAGCGCCTGTACCGCGACATGGCCAACCGCAAAATAGCGGGCGTGGCCGCCGGCATCGCCCAATACTTCGCCGTGAACCCGCTCTGGATTCGCCTGGCCTTGGTGTTTGGCACCATCTCCCTGCCGGCCGTCAACATCTGGTCGCGGCACAACAGCCGGATTGACTTTGGTGGCTGGGTGGTGCTGGGCTACATCATTCTCTGGATTTTGCTGCCCAAGCGCTACGACGCCCCCGCCCACCCCGAGGCGCTGCTGAACTCGGGCCCGCTGGCCGGCCGCCGCTTGTTCCGCGACACCGGCACCGGCAAAGTAGCGGGCGTGGCCGCCGGCCTGGCCGCCTATTTCAACATCGACGTGACCCTGGTGCGCGTGATTATGCTGGCCGGCTTGTTTGCGGGCGGCTTCACCTTCCTGCTCTACATCATTCTTTGGATAGTCTTGCCCGAGGCCAAAACGGTCTCGGACAAGCTCCGTATGCGCGGCGACAACATCACGCTGGAGAGCTTCGACAGCAGCGCCCGCAACAACGCCTTCGCCGACGGCCCCATCACCACCAACCGGCCCCTGGGTGCCTTTGTGGAGGACACCGCCCGTACTCTGCAGCCGGCCGTCAACTTCGTGGGCTCGGCTATTCGGGTAGTAGCTGGCATTTTGCTCACCATCGTGGGCTTTGGTTGCCTGGTCGCGCTGGCCATTGGCTTGGGCGCCGGCATCGGCCTGCTGCCTCACTCGCAAAACATCGTGCTGGGCGACGCCCCGGCCCACGTGATGCTGAACGGCGTGCCCCGGTGGGGCCTGCTGGCCGGCTTCCTGGCCTTCGGCATTCCGGCCTTGTCGCTGCTGCTCGGTGGCCTGAACATGCTCTTCCGTCACTCCTTCATGAACCGTACGGTGAGCCTGTCGCTGCTGGGCCTGTGGCTGCTGAGCGTGGTGGGCGTGGTGACGGCCGTGGCCCAGCAAAGCCGCGAGTACCAGTACGACGCCCAGGTGGAGCAGCTAGAGCGCTACCCCAAGCTGAGCACGCCGGTTCTGCTGCTGGACCGCCGCCACGTTGACCGCCAGTGGGAGCAGCACGTGGAACTGCGCCTGGCCGCCGCCGACAGCGGCAGCGTGGTGGAAGTGCTGCGCACCATGAGCTCGAAAGGCTCGAGCGAGGCCGTAGCCCGGCGCAACGCCCTCACCAGCATCGACTACACCATCCGGTCCAGCGGCGACTCTTCGCTGGTGCTCGACGACCATTTTTCCTTCCTGCCCGACGCCCGGTACCGCAACCAGGAACTGACCGTGACCCTGCGCCTGCCCCTGGACCGCACCTTCCGCCTCAGCCGTGACTTTGCTTACGACCTGCTCGGTGACGACAACTTCGTGAACAACCACCGCCCCGAAGACCCCGAAACCCGCCGCTACCGGCTGAGCGGCAACAAGCTGGAGTGCATTGGCTGCACCGACGAGCAGCTGGGCAAGGACGAAGACGAGGACAACTCGTCGAGCTACGACAGCAGCGACGACGATAACAGCAGCGACGAAGACAACGACGGCGACAGCAACGGCAAAGGCGGCATCACGCTCAACTACGGCGGCGCCCCATCCTTCGACACCGACCTGAACAGCTACGGCGGCGGCCGCCGCAACTTCGACGAGTCCGGCTTCAACCGGGTGAGCGTGGTGGGCGGCTACCGCGTGGTGGTGCGCAAGGGCAACGCCTTCAAGATTGAGGCCGCCGGCAACGAAGGCGTGCTCAGCGACATCCGGGTGGAGCGCGACGGCGACGAACTGCAAATCAAGTCCCGCGACAACACGTCCCTCTTTGGCCGCCGCTGGAGCAACGACGACAAGAAAGTGCTCATCGTCATCGACATGCCCCGCATCGAGCGCATCGAGCTGGCCGGCGCCGTGCAGGCCGACCTCGGCGGCTTCGACCGCCAGGACGAGCTGCGCGTGGAGCAGGCCGGCGCCAGCCACCTGCGCCTCAATGGCAACTACGGCACCCTGCGGCTGAACCAGGCCGGCGCTTGCCGCACCACCGCCACCGGCCAGGCCGACGTGCTGGACCTCGACGCCGCCGGCGCCTGCGAGCTGGCCGCCGCCAACCTAAAAACCCGCACCGCTACCGTGGAAGTGGCCGGCGTGTGCAAAGCCCGCGTCAACGTGACCGAAAGCATCAAGGGCGAAGCCGTGGGTGCCAGCGAGATAGCCTACAGCGGCCAGCCCAAAAACGTAGACATGGACTCCACCGGCCCGTCGAGCGTCAAGCGCTTATAA
- a CDS encoding HD domain-containing protein: MNTPQLPELPIFRTIAEAAAELKQPAYVIGGYVRDLALGRDSKDIDVVTVGDGIALAQAVGNKLKGRGRVQVFKNFGTAMLPTKEAGDIEFVGARKESYRADSRKPEVEAGTLEEDLARRDFTINALGLSLNPENFGELVDRYEGMKDLASKTIRTPLGPDVTFSDDPLRMMRAVRFASQLNFDIEPDTFDAIIRNKDRIKIVSQERITVELNKIIESPTPSYGFKLLFQTGLLHLIFPKMAQLHGVEKVGNHAHKDNFYHTLQVLDNVAAAGGDLWLRWAAVLHDIAKPATKRYFPKVGWTFHGHEDKGARWVPGIFTDLKLPLGEEMRMVQKLVRLHLRPIALVKETVTDSAIRRLLFEAGDDIDRLMLLCRADITSKDHTKKERYLRNFTQVEEKLKEVEEKDHLRSFRPVITGEIIMQTFGLKPSRQVGELKEAVMEAILEGTIKNEMEPALAFLLQQGAAMGLAPEGGVVHSPN; encoded by the coding sequence ATGAACACGCCCCAACTGCCCGAACTGCCCATTTTTCGCACCATCGCCGAAGCCGCCGCCGAGTTGAAACAGCCCGCCTACGTCATTGGCGGCTACGTGCGGGACCTGGCGCTGGGGCGTGATAGCAAGGACATCGACGTGGTGACCGTGGGCGACGGTATTGCCCTGGCGCAGGCTGTGGGCAATAAGCTGAAAGGCCGCGGCCGGGTGCAGGTGTTCAAGAACTTCGGCACGGCCATGCTGCCCACCAAAGAAGCCGGCGACATCGAGTTTGTGGGCGCCCGCAAGGAGAGCTACCGCGCCGACAGCCGCAAGCCCGAAGTGGAAGCCGGCACGCTGGAAGAAGACCTGGCCCGCCGCGACTTCACCATCAATGCCCTCGGCCTGAGCCTGAACCCCGAGAATTTTGGGGAGCTGGTGGACCGCTACGAGGGCATGAAAGACCTGGCCAGCAAGACCATTCGCACGCCGCTGGGGCCCGACGTGACCTTCTCCGACGACCCGCTGCGCATGATGCGCGCCGTGCGCTTCGCCTCGCAACTCAACTTCGACATTGAGCCCGATACCTTCGACGCCATTATTCGGAATAAAGACCGGATAAAGATTGTGTCGCAGGAGCGCATCACCGTCGAGCTGAACAAGATTATCGAGTCGCCCACGCCGAGCTACGGCTTCAAGCTGCTGTTTCAGACCGGGCTGCTGCACCTCATCTTCCCGAAGATGGCGCAACTGCACGGCGTGGAAAAAGTGGGCAACCACGCTCACAAAGACAATTTTTACCACACCCTGCAGGTGCTGGATAATGTGGCTGCCGCCGGCGGCGACCTGTGGCTGCGCTGGGCCGCCGTGCTGCACGACATCGCCAAGCCCGCCACCAAGCGCTACTTCCCCAAAGTGGGCTGGACCTTCCACGGGCACGAGGACAAAGGCGCGCGCTGGGTGCCGGGCATCTTCACGGACCTGAAGCTGCCCCTGGGCGAGGAAATGCGCATGGTGCAGAAGCTGGTGCGCCTGCACCTACGCCCCATTGCCCTGGTGAAGGAAACCGTGACGGACTCGGCCATCCGCCGCCTGCTCTTCGAGGCCGGCGACGACATTGACCGGCTGATGCTGCTGTGCCGGGCCGACATCACCAGCAAAGACCACACGAAGAAGGAGCGCTACCTGCGCAATTTCACGCAGGTGGAGGAGAAGCTGAAAGAGGTGGAAGAGAAAGACCACCTGCGCAGCTTCCGGCCCGTCATCACCGGTGAAATCATCATGCAAACTTTTGGGCTGAAACCCTCGCGGCAGGTGGGCGAGCTCAAGGAAGCCGTGATGGAAGCCATTCTGGAAGGCACCATCAAAAACGAAATGGAGCCAGCCCTGGCCTTCCTGTTGCAGCAGGGGGCGGCCATGGGACTGGCTCCGGAAGGAGGCGTCGTTCACTCACCAAACTAG